A single Acidobacteriota bacterium DNA region contains:
- a CDS encoding type II secretion system protein, whose protein sequence is MNRIHRVSLSPPRTAGFSLVETLVSFALLGLTAATVLSLLVRSGLNNLEARRAEALVEMAWSSIEGVAGAGDPAQVWCPSAAAWQEDCGAEPPQFRRVVRSVFVLEPAVPGESVEVLEVTVEVTALQAGRAAGERSMSLVTLRLP, encoded by the coding sequence ATGAACAGGATCCACCGCGTCAGTCTCTCGCCGCCGCGGACCGCCGGCTTCAGCCTCGTCGAAACCCTCGTTTCCTTCGCGCTGCTCGGCCTCACCGCGGCGACTGTGCTCTCGCTTCTGGTCCGATCCGGGCTGAACAACCTGGAGGCCCGCCGCGCCGAGGCGCTGGTCGAGATGGCCTGGTCGTCCATCGAGGGGGTCGCCGGCGCAGGGGATCCGGCACAGGTCTGGTGTCCCTCCGCCGCGGCCTGGCAGGAGGACTGCGGCGCCGAGCCGCCCCAGTTCCGCCGCGTCGTCCGGTCGGTCTTCGTGCTTGAGCCGGCCGTGCCGGGGGAGTCAGTCGAAGTCCTGGAGGTGACAGTGGAAGTGACCGCACTGCAGGCCGGTCGCGCCGCCGGGGAACGGTCGATGTCTCTGGTCACCCTCCGCCTGCCATGA
- a CDS encoding prepilin peptidase: MTGAAPATVAFGAVYAAVFGLCVGSFLNVVAWRLPRGESVVRPRSRCPHCSARIAARDNVPLLSFVILRGRCRTCGESIAWRYPAVEAGNGVLWLASWLVFGPTFDGLLGAVFCSLMLVLAIIDASHLLLPDPLTYGGIGLGLAGSFVVSWTTPRNAVFGAAVGAGALLLLIGLWYLLRRVRGMGLGDVKMLAAVGAFLGVGGTLLTLFLASLIGALAGLLFMVRGRLGWSSRLPFGVFLAMGAVVSLFFGARLIAAYTSLL; the protein is encoded by the coding sequence ATGACCGGAGCGGCGCCCGCGACCGTCGCCTTCGGAGCGGTGTACGCCGCTGTGTTCGGGCTGTGCGTCGGCAGTTTTCTCAACGTCGTCGCATGGCGCCTGCCGCGAGGCGAGTCGGTCGTTCGCCCGCGCTCGCGCTGTCCCCATTGCAGTGCCCGGATCGCCGCACGGGACAACGTGCCGTTGCTGAGTTTCGTGATTCTCCGCGGCCGTTGCAGGACCTGCGGCGAGTCGATCGCGTGGCGCTATCCGGCGGTCGAGGCGGGCAACGGTGTCCTCTGGCTCGCCTCCTGGCTCGTGTTCGGGCCGACGTTCGACGGTCTTCTGGGCGCCGTCTTCTGCAGCCTCATGCTGGTGCTTGCGATCATCGATGCGAGCCACCTCCTGCTCCCCGACCCGCTGACCTATGGCGGAATCGGGCTCGGTCTGGCCGGCTCGTTCGTGGTGTCCTGGACGACCCCCCGGAACGCGGTGTTCGGCGCCGCGGTGGGGGCCGGAGCGCTGCTGCTGCTGATCGGACTCTGGTACCTCCTTCGCCGGGTACGGGGCATGGGTCTCGGCGACGTGAAGATGCTCGCCGCGGTCGGCGCGTTTCTGGGCGTCGGCGGAACGCTGCTGACGTTGTTCCTCGCGTCCCTGATCGGCGCGCTCGCGGGCCTCCTGTTCATGGTCCGCGGCCGGCTGGGCTGGAGTTCCAGGCTCCCCTTCGGCGTCTTTCTCGCGATGGGCGCCGTCGTGTCACTGTTCTTCGGCGCGCGGTTGATCGCCGCCTACACGTCCCTGCTGTAA
- a CDS encoding M20/M25/M40 family metallo-hydrolase: protein MRVPGARGTGLLLASTVVLLAAGPAFAGAEPVAWLQTYLSFDTSNPPGDERAAVEYLASLIERHDPEGELDVRVLTSPGGRANLYARLPASVPDAGGRALVLLHHVDVVPAGEGWSRPPFGGTMHDGKIWGRGALDAKSLGIAHLGAMLHVLVSGQPRRRDLVFVASADEEAGGADGVGWLLEEHWELFDEAEAVLNEAGVNRVAGDRLLWWGIETAQKQVLWLRVMASGRGGHGSGFNPASPTHRLVRALNRVLELEHPWRVTTAAHEAYRGLATFHSAEFAEVFDQPIEVAQAELDRRLRVGGLDRVLLPGMSASFRDTVQITRIDNGAGPVNVAPGEAVALIDARLLPDTDAEAFRRRVDTVLGSGIHVEELLRSGASPASSTESDVYRTLERVLGVRAPVAPAMIAGATDSRFFRRRGVDAYGFSPFVVASGDAAGIHGLDERIPVDAFLRGCEMMKRVVTALVRGSGGQP from the coding sequence GTGAGGGTGCCCGGCGCGCGGGGGACAGGCCTGCTCCTGGCCTCCACCGTGGTTCTGCTGGCGGCCGGGCCGGCCTTCGCGGGCGCGGAGCCGGTCGCCTGGCTCCAGACCTACCTGTCGTTCGACACGAGCAATCCCCCGGGCGACGAGCGGGCCGCCGTCGAGTACCTGGCTTCGCTGATCGAGCGCCACGATCCGGAAGGCGAACTCGACGTTCGGGTGCTGACCAGCCCCGGCGGCCGGGCCAACCTCTACGCGCGGTTGCCGGCGAGCGTGCCCGATGCCGGAGGCCGTGCCCTGGTGCTGCTGCATCACGTCGACGTGGTCCCGGCGGGAGAGGGCTGGAGCCGGCCGCCGTTCGGCGGAACGATGCACGACGGGAAGATCTGGGGACGCGGCGCCCTCGACGCGAAGAGTCTCGGCATTGCCCATCTGGGCGCGATGCTGCACGTGCTGGTGAGCGGGCAGCCGCGCCGCCGCGACCTCGTCTTCGTCGCCAGCGCGGACGAGGAGGCGGGCGGCGCCGACGGTGTCGGCTGGTTGCTGGAGGAGCACTGGGAGCTGTTCGACGAAGCCGAGGCCGTGCTGAACGAGGCGGGCGTGAACCGGGTGGCTGGGGACCGCCTGCTGTGGTGGGGCATCGAGACGGCGCAGAAGCAGGTGCTCTGGCTCCGCGTCATGGCCTCCGGCCGCGGAGGGCACGGTTCGGGATTCAACCCGGCGAGCCCCACGCACCGCCTCGTGCGGGCGCTGAACCGGGTGCTCGAACTGGAACATCCGTGGCGGGTCACGACGGCGGCGCACGAGGCCTACCGGGGCCTCGCGACGTTCCACTCGGCGGAGTTCGCCGAGGTCTTCGATCAGCCGATCGAGGTCGCGCAGGCGGAGCTCGACCGGCGGCTGCGGGTCGGCGGCCTGGACCGCGTACTGCTGCCCGGCATGTCGGCGAGTTTCCGCGACACGGTGCAGATCACCCGGATCGACAATGGCGCCGGACCGGTCAACGTGGCGCCCGGTGAGGCTGTGGCGCTCATCGACGCCCGCCTGCTGCCGGACACGGATGCCGAAGCCTTTCGCCGGCGAGTCGACACCGTCCTGGGTAGCGGCATTCACGTCGAGGAGCTCCTGCGCTCGGGCGCCAGCCCGGCGTCGAGCACGGAAAGCGACGTCTACCGCACGCTGGAGCGCGTCCTCGGCGTGCGCGCGCCGGTGGCGCCGGCGATGATCGCCGGCGCAACGGACTCGCGTTTCTTCCGCCGGCGCGGCGTGGATGCCTACGGGTTCTCGCCGTTCGTCGTCGCCTCCGGCGACGCGGCGGGGATCCACGGGCTCGACGAACGGATACCGGTGGACGCTTTCCTTCGCGGCTGCGAGATGATGAAACGGGTCGTCACCGCGCTCGTTCGGGGCAGCGGCGGGCAGCCATGA
- a CDS encoding M20/M25/M40 family metallo-hydrolase, whose product MSSAKSKARHRLAARIVLYGALLAALALAVVFSRRTAPAPIFDTSWREVDYEADENVRRLQDLVRIDTTPDTGREIDAARYLAGILEDAGLAVEIEPHEGARANLWAILEGESREALVLHNHLDVEPVRRPEEWGVPPFEGRIEPPWIIGRGVFDMKSVTVAQLAAMLAAAKRTAATGLRPSRSLIFLATSSEETGSDLGTRHILNNRPELRDRVWAVLTEGGVLEATWTDDVKYWGTSFAQKQFLEAMATAPAAERLERLRADLLAALGTAKPVAVVPEVAAFAAAYGPSRQHPDYRAALAEPERVLKEPELFDGLPNLLKALFRNEAHPFFVEAASSGGYRLRIVLHVLPGLDADAAAAELLPARLLDGVEIRIHERRGAAHGSPLDHPAYLHLTESLRRRTGVEPDRIGPYLLARYANDARFFRLHDIAAYGFTPFRFLAVDSMTVAGPNEKIALPAFVDGVELYRQVVLDLLDLPPTAGRGLTTGSSGGVAEAAR is encoded by the coding sequence ATGTCGAGCGCGAAGTCGAAGGCGCGGCACCGCCTGGCTGCCCGGATCGTGCTCTATGGAGCGTTGCTCGCGGCCCTCGCGTTGGCCGTGGTGTTCTCCCGGCGGACGGCGCCGGCGCCGATCTTCGACACGAGCTGGCGGGAGGTGGACTACGAGGCGGACGAGAACGTCCGGCGCCTTCAGGACCTGGTGCGGATCGACACGACGCCGGACACGGGCCGCGAGATCGACGCCGCGCGCTACCTCGCCGGCATTCTCGAGGATGCGGGCCTTGCCGTGGAGATCGAGCCGCACGAGGGCGCCCGGGCAAACCTCTGGGCGATCCTCGAAGGCGAGAGCCGGGAGGCGCTGGTGCTTCACAACCACCTCGACGTCGAGCCGGTGCGGCGCCCGGAGGAGTGGGGTGTGCCGCCCTTCGAAGGGCGGATCGAGCCGCCATGGATCATCGGCCGCGGTGTGTTCGACATGAAGAGCGTGACGGTGGCCCAGCTCGCCGCGATGCTGGCGGCCGCGAAGCGGACGGCGGCGACCGGCCTGCGGCCGAGCCGGTCGCTGATCTTCCTCGCGACGAGCAGCGAGGAGACCGGCAGCGACCTGGGGACGCGCCACATTCTGAACAACCGCCCGGAACTCAGGGACCGGGTCTGGGCCGTGCTGACCGAGGGCGGCGTGCTGGAGGCGACCTGGACAGACGACGTGAAGTACTGGGGCACCTCCTTCGCCCAGAAGCAGTTCCTGGAGGCGATGGCCACGGCGCCGGCGGCGGAGCGCCTGGAGCGGCTGCGCGCCGATCTGCTTGCGGCCCTCGGCACCGCGAAGCCGGTGGCCGTGGTTCCCGAGGTGGCTGCGTTCGCGGCGGCCTACGGGCCGTCGCGCCAGCACCCGGACTATCGAGCGGCGCTGGCCGAGCCCGAGCGCGTGCTCAAGGAGCCGGAGCTCTTCGACGGTCTGCCGAACCTGCTCAAGGCGTTGTTCCGCAACGAGGCGCACCCGTTCTTCGTCGAAGCCGCTTCCTCTGGCGGCTACCGGCTGCGAATCGTCCTCCACGTGCTGCCCGGGCTGGACGCCGATGCGGCCGCGGCCGAACTGCTGCCCGCCCGGCTACTGGACGGCGTGGAGATTCGCATCCACGAGCGGCGGGGAGCGGCGCACGGCAGCCCCCTCGATCATCCGGCCTACCTGCATTTGACCGAGTCGCTGCGCCGGCGCACCGGCGTCGAGCCGGACCGGATCGGTCCCTACCTGCTGGCGCGCTACGCCAACGACGCCCGCTTCTTCCGGCTCCACGACATTGCCGCCTACGGATTCACGCCCTTCCGGTTCCTGGCGGTCGATTCGATGACCGTCGCGGGTCCGAACGAGAAGATCGCCCTGCCCGCCTTCGTGGACGGCGTCGAGCTCTACCGCCAGGTCGTACTGGACCTTCTCGACCTGCCGCCGACTGCCGGGAGAGGACTGACCACGGGCTCCTCAGGCGGAGTGGCGGAGGCGGCCCGGTGA
- a CDS encoding lysylphosphatidylglycerol synthase transmembrane domain-containing protein, whose translation MPPLVQLSNHQPFRGIGRGLLILLLLGTVTFAALGFVGDFEQIRDLIRDFSPLTLVIVLLLSAVNYWLRFVRWQMYLRQLDVRLHWSRSLAIFLTGFLLAVTPGKAGELAKAWLAREFGGGRARPVIAVVVTERLLDVLAVLLLLLSSVFVFTGQRSFVAPIVLVAAGAAVVVAYGPLTRRLLPLLARSRLARGRAALLIDIHQAFTKLVEPRMLVPGLAMSTAAWAAEGIGCALVVRHYAPSVPVLASVFDYAASSVAGAASMIPGGLLAAEGSLVLLLERQGVALDAAMASTVIVRAATLWFAVAVGVLAMPWVLSLLRRPRQVDDEEDGQGVEPHVHQEGDVVQK comes from the coding sequence ATGCCGCCGCTCGTGCAGCTCTCCAACCACCAGCCGTTCCGCGGCATCGGAAGGGGCCTGCTGATCCTGCTCCTGCTGGGCACGGTCACCTTCGCCGCGCTCGGCTTCGTCGGCGACTTCGAGCAGATCCGCGATCTGATCCGGGACTTCAGTCCCTTGACGCTGGTCATCGTGCTGTTGCTGTCGGCGGTGAACTACTGGCTGCGCTTCGTTCGCTGGCAGATGTACCTGCGGCAACTCGACGTCCGCCTGCACTGGAGCCGCAGTCTCGCCATCTTCCTGACCGGCTTCCTGCTCGCGGTGACCCCGGGCAAGGCGGGCGAGCTCGCCAAGGCCTGGCTGGCGCGCGAGTTCGGCGGCGGACGGGCCCGTCCGGTCATCGCCGTCGTGGTCACCGAACGGCTGCTCGACGTGCTCGCCGTCCTGCTGCTGCTCCTGTCGTCGGTCTTCGTCTTCACCGGTCAGCGCTCGTTCGTCGCTCCCATCGTCCTCGTCGCGGCCGGCGCCGCGGTCGTCGTGGCCTACGGTCCCCTCACGAGACGACTCCTGCCCCTGCTGGCCAGAAGTCGCCTCGCCAGGGGCCGCGCCGCCCTGCTGATCGACATTCACCAGGCATTCACGAAGCTCGTGGAGCCCAGGATGCTGGTGCCGGGCCTCGCCATGTCCACCGCGGCGTGGGCTGCCGAGGGGATCGGCTGCGCGCTCGTCGTTCGTCACTACGCGCCCTCGGTGCCCGTGCTGGCCTCGGTGTTCGACTACGCGGCCTCAAGCGTCGCGGGCGCCGCCTCGATGATCCCCGGCGGCCTGCTCGCCGCGGAGGGGTCGCTCGTCCTGCTGCTGGAACGCCAGGGCGTCGCTCTCGACGCCGCGATGGCCTCGACCGTCATCGTCCGCGCCGCCACCCTGTGGTTCGCGGTCGCGGTCGGGGTGCTGGCCATGCCCTGGGTGCTGTCGCTACTGCGCCGGCCCCGGCAGGTAGACGATGAGGAAGACGGCCAGGGCGTAGAGCCCCACGTTCACCAGGAAGGGGACGTCGTACAGAAGTAG
- a CDS encoding decaprenyl-phosphate phosphoribosyltransferase: MPLFRSLRPAQWSKNVFVLAPATFAGSLLDRGTMEASAIAFVAFCAAASAVYLFNDLRDREQDRRHPRKRLRPVASGALGAAPAAAACAALTAAALIAAWTLNRETALLVGLYLLANLLYSLWLKEIVIVDVMVLASGYVIRVVVGAAAVGVTVSAWLLLCTVFLSLFLGFSKRRHELVLLPDDAGEQRAVLDHYSPTFLDQMMNVVTASTLLSYALYTTADETVMRFGDYGLVWTVPFVLFGIFRYLYLIHKADNPKQRNPTELLLYDVPFLVNVGLYALAVFLIVYLPGPAQ, translated from the coding sequence GTGCCGCTCTTCAGGTCGCTGCGTCCGGCGCAGTGGAGCAAGAACGTGTTCGTCCTGGCGCCGGCGACGTTCGCCGGCAGCCTCCTGGATCGCGGCACGATGGAGGCTTCGGCGATCGCCTTCGTCGCGTTCTGCGCCGCGGCCAGCGCCGTCTACCTGTTCAACGACCTGCGCGACCGCGAGCAGGACCGCCGCCATCCCCGGAAGCGGTTGCGGCCGGTGGCGTCCGGCGCTTTGGGCGCGGCGCCGGCCGCCGCGGCGTGCGCGGCGCTTACCGCCGCCGCGCTGATCGCGGCGTGGACGCTCAACCGGGAGACGGCGCTCCTGGTCGGCCTCTACCTGCTGGCGAACCTGCTCTATAGCCTGTGGCTGAAGGAGATCGTGATCGTCGACGTGATGGTGCTCGCGAGCGGTTACGTCATCCGTGTGGTGGTCGGAGCGGCTGCGGTCGGCGTCACGGTGTCCGCTTGGCTGCTGCTATGCACGGTCTTCCTGTCGCTGTTCCTGGGCTTCTCCAAGCGCCGTCACGAACTCGTGCTGCTTCCGGACGACGCCGGCGAGCAGCGGGCGGTTCTCGATCACTACAGCCCGACGTTCCTGGACCAGATGATGAACGTCGTGACGGCTTCGACGCTGCTGTCCTACGCCCTCTACACGACCGCCGACGAAACCGTCATGCGCTTCGGCGACTACGGCCTGGTGTGGACCGTTCCGTTCGTGCTGTTCGGCATCTTCCGCTACCTGTACCTGATCCACAAGGCGGACAACCCGAAACAGCGGAACCCGACCGAGCTACTTCTGTACGACGTCCCCTTCCTGGTGAACGTGGGGCTCTACGCCCTGGCCGTCTTCCTCATCGTCTACCTGCCGGGGCCGGCGCAGTAG
- a CDS encoding OFA family MFS transporter — protein sequence MRVPRTVIALLCTTLQLCFGTVYAWSFFQTMLVRQAGWTFSQTAWAFSITIFTLGVSAAWAGQVLPRLGPRKLAVIGSILFSGGYLVAAAALRLDILPLFYIGYGVIGGAGIGLGYVTPVATVAKWFPDHKGLVTGIVVMGFGVGAFLLSKGLAPLLVLRTGEDLSEVFLWLGITFACLLIPCSLLLSDPPVPSDLVKSVAGPAAETAPAEDDTAVRSYLGSQQFVFMWIVFFFNIAAGITVISFQSELLQEVWGLSDPSLEPATLAEYGATLIAISSLCNGVGRLFWGLLSDRIGRVKVFRILLASQMVVFGVLMTETNPWIFSILVCYVLLCFGGGFATMPPFVLDVFGSRKMSSIYGAVLTAWAAAGIVGPVYLGYLKDGYPDRAVMYCFLVGILMLGGGFLFSYLLTDDRMRLGRPTLEGTLREFGIPVSGRG from the coding sequence GTGCGGGTCCCCAGAACCGTCATCGCGCTGCTCTGCACGACGCTCCAGTTGTGCTTCGGCACGGTGTACGCCTGGAGCTTCTTCCAGACGATGCTGGTCCGGCAGGCGGGGTGGACCTTCTCGCAGACGGCCTGGGCCTTCAGCATCACGATCTTCACACTGGGCGTGTCGGCGGCCTGGGCCGGGCAGGTGCTGCCGCGGCTGGGACCCAGGAAGCTCGCCGTGATCGGCAGCATCCTGTTCTCGGGCGGCTACCTGGTCGCGGCAGCCGCGCTGCGCCTGGACATACTGCCGCTGTTCTACATCGGCTACGGCGTGATCGGCGGCGCCGGCATCGGTCTCGGCTACGTGACCCCGGTCGCGACGGTGGCCAAGTGGTTCCCTGACCACAAGGGGCTGGTCACCGGGATCGTCGTCATGGGCTTCGGCGTCGGCGCCTTCCTGCTCAGCAAGGGACTGGCGCCCCTGCTGGTGCTGCGCACGGGCGAGGACCTGTCCGAGGTGTTCCTCTGGCTCGGCATCACCTTCGCCTGCCTCCTCATCCCCTGCAGCCTGCTGCTGAGCGACCCGCCCGTCCCCTCGGATCTCGTGAAGTCCGTCGCCGGGCCCGCCGCGGAGACGGCGCCCGCGGAAGACGACACGGCCGTCAGGAGTTACCTCGGTTCCCAGCAGTTCGTGTTCATGTGGATCGTCTTCTTCTTCAACATCGCGGCCGGCATCACCGTGATCAGCTTCCAGTCCGAGTTGCTCCAGGAGGTCTGGGGTCTCTCCGACCCCTCGCTCGAGCCGGCGACCCTGGCGGAATACGGGGCCACGCTGATCGCGATCAGTTCCCTGTGCAACGGCGTGGGCAGGCTGTTCTGGGGCCTCCTGTCGGACCGCATCGGCCGGGTGAAGGTGTTCCGGATCCTGCTCGCGAGCCAGATGGTCGTGTTCGGGGTGCTGATGACCGAAACGAATCCCTGGATCTTCTCGATCCTCGTCTGCTACGTGCTGCTCTGCTTCGGCGGCGGGTTCGCCACGATGCCGCCCTTCGTCCTGGACGTCTTCGGTTCGCGGAAGATGTCCTCGATCTACGGCGCCGTGCTCACCGCCTGGGCGGCCGCCGGGATCGTCGGTCCCGTCTACCTGGGCTACCTCAAGGACGGCTACCCCGACCGCGCGGTGATGTACTGCTTCCTGGTCGGGATCCTCATGCTGGGGGGCGGCTTCCTCTTCTCCTACCTGCTGACCGACGACCGGATGCGCCTGGGACGGCCGACGCTCGAGGGAACCCTCCGCGAGTTCGGGATCCCCGTTTCCGGCCGGGGTTGA
- a CDS encoding ABC transporter substrate-binding protein, which yields MDCSIRPEASNNGNWGPLVTRKSVMRSGLAALLVAPFTASSLSAAAGQDAGDSEDETSDRSEGRGATDEEIVLGVSAAFSGPSRGLGTELYRGAMAYFNHVNENGGIEDRRVSLRLYDDGYQPDPCVQNTMRLMLEDKVFSLFGYVGTPTVTRVLPILKKFQDESIFLFFPFTGAQPQREPPYGEFAFNLRASYNQETAGLVDNLVRIGRRKIAVFYQIDAYGRSGWAGVRAALDKHGERLAGEATYSRGEKFTGSMRKQVEILQDVSPDAVICIGAYAACAAFARDAVDLGLDVPIANLSFVGSENLLKLLTEGQDDAERYTRQLINSQVVPSYEDTSIPAVQEYRDLMARYDPQVPADLVQEEYAPFPHSFGSLEGFLNAKLMGEILRRLGPDPNRAGLEEAVFSIEDFDLGISERVSFGPDRRQGLQSVYHTVVEDGRFVPLDDWGARFG from the coding sequence ATGGATTGCAGTATCAGACCCGAAGCGTCGAACAACGGTAACTGGGGTCCGCTGGTCACGAGAAAATCCGTCATGCGGTCCGGCCTGGCGGCGCTGCTCGTCGCTCCCTTCACGGCGTCGTCGCTCTCTGCCGCCGCCGGTCAGGACGCCGGGGATTCGGAGGATGAGACCTCGGACCGGAGCGAAGGTCGGGGCGCCACGGACGAGGAGATCGTTCTCGGAGTGTCCGCCGCCTTCTCGGGTCCGTCCCGGGGCCTCGGCACGGAGCTCTACCGCGGCGCCATGGCGTACTTCAACCATGTGAACGAGAACGGCGGCATCGAGGATCGAAGGGTCAGCCTGAGGTTGTATGACGACGGCTATCAGCCCGATCCCTGCGTCCAGAACACGATGAGGCTCATGCTGGAGGACAAGGTGTTCTCCCTCTTCGGCTACGTCGGGACGCCGACAGTGACCCGGGTCCTTCCGATCCTGAAGAAGTTTCAGGACGAGAGCATCTTCCTGTTCTTCCCGTTCACCGGCGCCCAGCCGCAACGGGAGCCGCCCTACGGCGAGTTCGCGTTCAACCTGCGTGCCTCCTACAACCAGGAGACGGCGGGGTTGGTCGACAACCTGGTGCGGATCGGCAGGCGGAAGATCGCCGTCTTCTACCAGATCGACGCGTACGGCCGGAGCGGCTGGGCCGGTGTCAGGGCGGCGCTGGACAAGCACGGCGAGCGGCTCGCGGGCGAGGCGACCTACAGCCGCGGCGAGAAGTTCACCGGCAGCATGAGGAAGCAGGTCGAGATCCTTCAGGACGTCTCGCCGGACGCGGTGATCTGCATCGGCGCCTACGCCGCCTGCGCCGCGTTCGCGCGCGACGCCGTCGACCTCGGACTCGACGTGCCGATCGCCAACCTGTCCTTCGTCGGCAGCGAGAACCTGCTGAAGCTCCTGACCGAGGGGCAGGACGACGCCGAGAGATACACCCGGCAGTTGATCAACTCCCAGGTGGTTCCCAGCTACGAGGACACGTCGATCCCGGCGGTCCAGGAGTACCGGGACCTGATGGCGCGCTACGACCCCCAGGTGCCGGCCGACCTGGTGCAGGAGGAGTACGCGCCGTTCCCGCACAGCTTCGGCAGCCTCGAGGGGTTCCTGAACGCCAAGCTGATGGGGGAGATTCTGAGGCGGCTGGGGCCGGACCCGAACCGGGCGGGGCTTGAAGAGGCGGTCTTCTCGATCGAGGACTTCGACCTCGGGATCAGCGAGCGCGTCTCCTTCGGTCCCGACCGGCGTCAGGGACTCCAGAGCGTCTACCACACCGTCGTCGAGGACGGCCGGTTCGTTCCCCTCGACGACTGGGGCGCCAGGTTCGGCTGA